In a single window of the Elaeis guineensis isolate ETL-2024a chromosome 8, EG11, whole genome shotgun sequence genome:
- the LOC105049876 gene encoding nucleoid-associated protein At2g24020, chloroplastic: protein MASASSLTGSLLRPTDRIASAFPSSPFCHKLKANGAPILSWPLNKRTHLLKSLRVYGLFGGKKEKSENSDDAPSKPGILGNMQNLYETVKKAQMVVQVEAVRVQKELAAAEFDGYCEGELIKVTVSGNQQPLRTEITEAAMELGPEKLSLLVTEAYKDAHQKSVQAMKERMSNLAQSLGMPPGLNEGLK, encoded by the exons ATGGCGTCCGCAAGCTCTTTAACCGGCAGCCTACTCAGACCGACGGACCGGATAGCCTCCGCCTTCCCCTCCTCTCCCTTCT GTCATAAACTTAAAGCAAATGGTGCTCCAATTTTATCATGGCCTCTTAACAAAAGAACTCACTTATTGAAGTCTCTTCGTGTATATGGTTTATTTGGaggaaagaaggagaagagtgAGAATAGTGATGATGCTCCAtcaaag CCAGGGATATTAGGAAACATGCAAAATCTGTATGAGACTGTTAAGAAGGCTCAAATGGTGGTCCAAGTCGAGGCTGTCCGTGTACAAAAGGAGCTTGCAGC AGCGGAGTTTGATGGTTATTGCGAAGGTGAGTTGATCAAG GTAACAGTTTCTGGAAACCAGCAACCTCTACGCACTGAAATAACAGAAGCTGCAATGGAGTTGGGGCCTGAA AAGCTCTCTTTGTTAGTAACTGAAGCATACAAGGATGCGCACCAAAAAAGTGTCCAG GCCATGAAAGAGAGAATGAGCAATCTTGCCCAAAGCCTAGGAATGCCACCAGGCCTCAATGAAGGGCTCAAGTGA
- the LOC105049877 gene encoding magnesium transporter MRS2-1 codes for MAEVRERLLPPRPSASTSALLPMTSNHRESSVPAGGGSGHAGRRPVFQGMDFVGLKKRGQGLRSWIRVDSTGNHQVIEVDKFTIMRRCDLPARDLRLLDPLFVYPSTILGREKAIVVNLEQIRCIITAEEVLLLNSPDSYVLQYVVELQRRLAAHSGDVLAGGGTSPDYLPFEFRALEVALEAACSFLDTQAAELEIEAYPLLDELTSKISTLNLERVRRLKSRLVALTRRVQKVRDEIEQLMDDDGDMAEMYLTEKKMRMEASFYGDQSLLGNNSAGVGVSVSAPVSPVSSPPGSRKLEQTLSFSRSRHESMKSSDSTTEHIEELEMLLEAYFVVIDSTLNKLTSLKEYIDDTEDFINIQLDNVRNQLIQFELVLTTATFVVAIFGVVAGIFGMNFDVPLFGKPGAFQWVLIIAGVSGVIIFCSFLWFYKYRRLMPL; via the exons ATGGCGGAGGTCAGAGAACGGCTCCTCCCGCCGAGGCCCTCGGCCTCCACCTCCGCCCTCCTGCCCATGACCTCCAACCACCGCGAATCGTCGGTCCCCGCCGGCGGCGGCTCCGGCCACGCCGGGCGCCGTCCCGTCTTCCAGGGCATGGACTTTGTGGGGCTCAAGAAGCGCGGCCAGGGCCTCCGCTCGTGGATCCGCGTCGACTCCACGGGAAACCACCAGGTGATCGAGGTGGATAAGTTCACCATCATGCGGCGCTGCGACCTCCCAGCCCGCGACCTCCGCCTCCTCGACCCTCTCTTCGTCTACCCTTCCACCATCCTCGGCCGCGAGAAGGCCATCGTCGTCAACCTCGAGCAGATCCGATGCATCATCACCGCCGAAGAGGTCCTCCTCCTAAACTCCCCCGATAGCTACGTCCTCCAGTACGTCGTCGAGCTCCAGCGCCGCCTCGCCGCCCACTCCGGCGACGTCTTGGCCGGCGGGGGAACCTCCCCGGACTACCTCCCCTTCGAGTTCCGGGCGCTCGAGGTCGCCCTAGAGGCAGCTTGCTCCTTTCTCGATACCCAG GCAGCAGAACTAGAAATCGAGGCATACCCCTTGTTAGATGAGTTAACATCAAAGATCAGTACTTTGAATTTGGAACGTGTTCGCCGCTTGAAAAGCAGACTTGTTGCGCTGACTAGGAGAGTGCAAAAG gttagGGATGAGATAGAGCAGTTAATGGATGATGATGGGGATATGGCTGAAATGTATCTCACTGAAAAAAAGATGCGAATGGAAGCATCATTCTATGGTGATCAGTCTTTACTGGGAAACAATTCTGCTGGGGTTGGAGTATCAGTTTCTGCCCCTGTTTCTCCTGTTTCTTCACCGCCTGGATCACGGAAGCTTGAGCAGACCTTGAGCTTTTCCAGGAGCAGGCATGAAAGTATGAAAAGCTCAGACAGCACCACTGAACATATTGAGGAGTTGGAAATGTTGTTGGAAGCTTATTTTGTAGTCATTGATAGTACACTCAACAAGCTGACTTCG ttGAAGGAGTACATTGATGACACAGAAGATTTCATCAACATCCAGCTG GACAATGTTCGGAATCAGCTGATCCAATTTGAGCTAGTATTGACAACTGCAACATTTGTGGTTGCAATTTTTGGTGTGGTTGCTGGAATTTTTGGAATGAACTTTGATGTACCTTTATTTGGCAAACCAGGTGCATTCCAGTGGGTGCTCATAATCGCCGGAGTGAGTGGTGTGATTATTTTCTGCTCATTTCTGTGGTTTTATAAGTATAGAAGACTGATGCCCCTATAG